The genomic DNA GAGCGTCAGCCGGATGGTGACCGGGAAGGCGTCGGCCATCAGCTCGGTGACCTCCTGCCCGTTGAAGGCGGTGCCGAAGTCGCCGGTGAAGACATGGCCCATGTACGTCAGGTACTGCTGCCACACGGGCTTGTCGAGGCCGAACTCCTTCTTCAGCTGGGCGGCGGTGGCGGGGTCGCACTGCTTGTCGCCGCACAGGCCCGCGATGGGGTCGCCCATCACGTTCACCATCAGGAAGATCAACAGCGTGGCGCCGATGAAGACCGGGATCATCTGCAGCAGACGCCGGATCACGTACCGTCCCATGGGGGCTCCGGAGGTAGGGGGTGCGGGCGCCCGGGGTGCCCGCCGCCGCTCGGCTCAGCTGACCTTGATCTCGTTGTAGACGGGGACGCTGAACTGGTTGAGCGCCACGTCGGAGACGCGGTCCGAGTAGCCGGCGCTGCCGTTCTGGTACCAGAGCGGGATGGCGGCCATGTTGTCGCGCACGACACCCTCGGCCTGCTGGAAGAGCTGCACGGCCTTGGCCCGGTCGGTCTCCGCGTTCGCCCGGTCGACGAGCTTGTCGAAGTCCTTGTCGGACCACTTGCCGTCGTTGGAGGAGGCGTTCGTGTAGTAGAGCGGCTGGAGGAAGTTCTGGATCAGCGGGTAGTCCATCTGCCAGCCGGCCCGGAACGGCCCCGGCATCTTGTGCCGGCCGATCTGGTTGCGGAAGTCGGCGAAGGTGCCGACCGGGTTGCCGACGCAGGCCTTGTCGTTGCCGAGGGCGTTGTTGATGGAGTTGCACACGGCGTCGACCCACACCCGGTGCGAACCGCTGTCCGCGTTGTACGAGATCTTGACCTGTCCGCCGGGCAGGCCGCCGCCCTCGTCGATCATCTTCTTGGCCCGCTGCGGGTCGTACGTGCAGAAGTCGCCGCACAGCCCGTCCTGGAAGCCGCCGTCCTTGCCGAGCACCGGCGAGGTCCAGTCGCCGGCCGGGGTGCGGGTCTTCTGGAAGATCGTGCCGGTGATCCGGTCGCGGTCGATCGCCATGGACAGGCCCTTGCGGACCTTGTCCGAGCCGCTCTGGTTCCACTTGCTGTCGTAGAACGGGAAGGCGAGGGTCTGGATGATCCCGGCCGGGGTGTTGATGTACCGGCCGCCGAGGTCGCTCTTCACGTTCTTCAGCTGTGCGGCCGGGATGTCGTCGGCGAGGTCGAGGTTGCCGGCCATGAGGTCGGTGTAGGCGGTGTTGTTGTCGGTGTAGACCTGGAGGTCCACCCCCTCGTTCCGGGCCTTGTCGTCACCCGGATAGCCGGCCCACTTCCGCAGGGACATCTTCGAACCCTTGGTGTACGAGTCGATGAGGTACGGGCCGTTGCCGACCGGCTTCTTCACCCAGGCCGCGTGGTCGTCGAAGAACGCCTGGGGCAGCGGGGCGAAGGCCGCGTAGCCGAGGGTGTCGGGGAACGTCGAGAACTTCTGCCTGAGCCTGACGGTGAAGGTCCTGTCGTTCTTGACGGCGAGGCCGGAGAGCGTGTCCGCGGTCTGTGTGCCGCCGTCCTCGGGGTGGACCTTGTCGTAGCCGTCGATGTACCCGAAGAAGTACGCGTTCTTCTGGTTGTGCTCGAGGCCGGCGCCGTAGTTCCAGGCGTCGACGAACGACTTCGCCGTGACGGGCTCCCCGTTGCTGAACTTCCATCCGCCCTTGATGGTGATGGTGAAGTTCTGCGAGTCCGAGGTCTCGATCCGGTCGGCGAGCATGTTCTGGGCCGCGCCGGTCCTGGCGTCGTACCGCTTCAGCCCGCGGAAGATCATGTCGAGGACCTTGCCGCCCTGCACCTCATTGGTGTTGGCCGGTTCCAGCGGGTTCTGCGGGTCTCCCCAGGAGGAACTCAGGACCCCGGGGGCGCTGCCACCGCCGCCGCCCCCGCATGCGGTCGCCGCGAGGGCTGCCGCCGCCGCGCATGCGGCCCACTTGGCGTGCGTGGCTCCACGCATGGGAGTGCCTCCTCGGAGTGCGCTGTACCTTCCCGTCAATATCGGGCTATAAGTCGTGTACCGCGCATTCACCCCGCCCTTTCGGCATGTACACCATCCGGATGCACGCACCCGGGGAGCCGCGGAGATGATCTCCAGATGGCCACGCAATGGATCTTTACTCTTCGATGCCGAACCGTTGGAAACAGCACCCGTGATGTACGCATTTCGACACAGGGCAGTCCGCATATCGAACTCATTGACCGTTTCGCGTAGTTGGTCCATTTCAGGACACAGATAGGTCACAACGCGCTACACGCGTAGCTACAGGTCGGTCAAGTTGAGGTAAAGAAGGTAAAGAGAAAACCAAGGCGACCGAGAATTTATTGACCTTGAATGAATTGCGTTGAAAAAGTCCGGCGTAGCCCGTAGGGAGCGCCCTGCGGAGTCCTTGACCGCATCGGGCCTGGAGCACCATGACCCCCCCAACTCCATCTGCGGCTGCCCCGCTTGAGGTGACCGACGAGAGTGTCGAGAAGTCGATCACTTCTCCCACTCCCAAGGCCAACGAGAGCCGGTCCCCCGGACAGCTCGCCTGGCTCCGTTTCAAGCGGGACCGCACGGGCGTCATCTCGGCGCTGGTCGTGATCTTCTTCTTCGTGGTCGCGATCGCCGCTCCGCTGATAGCCACGCTGTACGGCAAGGACCCGACCACGACGTACGGCATCAACACCCCGGGACTGCTGGGTGACAACAGCTTCCCGATCAAGCCGAACGGCGGCATCAGCTCCGACTTCTGGTTCGGCCTCGAACCCGGCCTCGGGCGTGACGTCTTCACCTTCCTCATCTACGGGATCCGCAACTCGCTGCTCATCGCCGCGGCAGTGACCGTCCTCGTCATGATCATCGGCGTCGTGGTGGGCGTCACCGCCGGCTACGTGGGCGGCAAGTCCGACTGGTTCATCGGCCGGGTCATCGACATCCTGCTCGCCTTCCCCTCCCAGCTGTTCTTCGTCGCCTTCACCCCCGTCGTGCTCGCCCTGTTCGTGGCACCCGACGAGAACACGCCGACCTGGCTCACCGTGGTCTCCCTCATCGGCGTCCTCACCGCCTTCGGCTGGGCCTCCATCGCCCGTCTTCTGCGCGGCCAGGTGCTGGCCCTGCGCGAGCGGGAGTTCGTCGAGGCCGCCAAGGTCACGGGGGCGTCTCCGGCGCGAATCATCTTCAAGGAACTGCTGCCCAACCTCTGGACCCCGATCCTGATCCAGGCAACGCTGCTCCTGCCGACCATGGTCACCACGGAAGCGGGACTCGCCTTCCTGGGAGTCGGCGTCAAGGAAACGACTCCGGACTGGGGCGTCATGCTCGGACGCGCCGCCGACGTCTACCAGGACGACATCACCTACCTGCTCTTCCCGGGCATCACGATGGTGATCTTCGTCCTGGCGTTCAACCTCCTCGGCGACTCGATGCGCGACGCGCTCGACCCGAAGACCAAGCGCTGATCTCCGGCCCTTTTCAGGACCACGGCAACGACGCCAGGTGCCGGGCTTCTCTCATCACTCTCACTTCCAAGGCAGGATGCGATGTCTTTTTCGCGCAGAAACTTCCTGATAGCCACCGGCGTTGTCGCCGCGTCGAGCTCGGTGCTGTCCGCGTGCAGCAGCGGTGACTCCAGCGGCGGCTCCGGCGGCGGCAAGCAGGACGCCGCCAAGGCCAAGACGACCACGGTCAAGATCGGCACCGCGGCCGACTCCAAGGGCCCGGCCCCCGAGGTCCCCGGCGCGAAGAAGGGCGGCACCGCCTACCTGCTGAACGACGACGACTTCTCGCACCTCGACCCCCAGCGCATCTACTACGCCTGGAACTCGCTCGCCGCGATCGTCCTCTCCCGCACCCTGACCGGCTACAAGGTCGGCGATGACGGCACCATGACCCTGGTCGGCGACCTCGCCACCGACACGGGCAAGATGTCCGACGGCGGCAAGACCTGGTCCTTCACCCTGAAGGACGGCGTCAAGTGGGAGAACGGCGCCGACGTCACCGTCGACGACGTGCGCCACGGCATCGAGCGCGCCTTCGCCAGCTACATCACCGAGGGCGCCTTCTACGTCCAGGCGTGGCTGACGGGCTCGCAGAACTACCGCAAGTCGTACTCGGGCCCGTACAAGGGCAAGCACCTGAAGTCGATCGAGACCAGCGGCAAGACGATCACCTTCCACCTCTCCGAGGCGCGCCCCGACTTCAACTACGTGGTCGCGATGCACTCCTACGCGCCGACCCCGGTGAAGAAGGACACCAAGGAGGACTACGACAAGAAGCCGGTCTCCAACGGTCCCTACCGGGTGAAGTCCCACGTCACGGACAAGTCGATGGTCCTGGTCCGCAACGAGCACTGGGACGCGGACACCGACCCGATCCGCAACGCCTACCCGGACCAGTTCGACTTCACCTTCGGCATCGAGCAGCTGACGGCCGTCGACCGCCTGATCGCGGACGCCGGCAAGGACAAGTACGCCGTCAGCTGGCGCACGATCCCGCAGGAGCGCATCCAGAAGGCCACGACCGAGGCCAAGGACCGCGTCTTCGAGGAGCTCGGCAGCGGTGTCAGCGTCTACTGGATCAACACGACCCGGGTCAAGGACAAGGCCGTCCGTGAGGCCCTGATCAAGGCGTGGCCGACCGCGCAGATCCGTCAGCTCATGGGCGGCGTCCACCGTGGCGACTACGCCACCGGCATCATGAGCCCGCTCGTGGCCGGCTACGAGTCGCAGGACGTCTGGGGCAAGCTGAAGACCCCCGCGGGCGACCCGAAGGCCGCGAAGAAGATCCTCGACAAGGCCGGCAAGACCAAGCAGAAGATCGTCTACGCCTACCAGCAGGACGACGTCCAGCCGAAGATCGCGGTCGTCATCGAGAACGCCCTCAAGGCGGCGGGCTTCGACGTGGTCACCAAGGCCATCGACTCCACCACCTGGTACGACCAGATCGGCAAGCTGGACAACCCGTTCGACGTCTACTGGGGTGGCTGGTCCTCCGACTGGCCGACCGGTTACTCGGTGTTCCAGCCGCTGTTCGACAGCGCCAACGTCGTCGACCAGGGTCAGAACTACTCGCACCTCAAGGACCCGGCCGTCGACGCCGCCATCAAGGCGGCGACGCTCGAGACCGACCAGACCAAGGCCAACAAGATGTGGGCGGCCCTGGACAAGCAGGTCACGGAGATCGGCGCGTTCATCCCCGATGTGTACATGAAGC from Streptomyces avermitilis MA-4680 = NBRC 14893 includes the following:
- a CDS encoding peptide ABC transporter substrate-binding protein, which gives rise to MRGATHAKWAACAAAAALAATACGGGGGGSAPGVLSSSWGDPQNPLEPANTNEVQGGKVLDMIFRGLKRYDARTGAAQNMLADRIETSDSQNFTITIKGGWKFSNGEPVTAKSFVDAWNYGAGLEHNQKNAYFFGYIDGYDKVHPEDGGTQTADTLSGLAVKNDRTFTVRLRQKFSTFPDTLGYAAFAPLPQAFFDDHAAWVKKPVGNGPYLIDSYTKGSKMSLRKWAGYPGDDKARNEGVDLQVYTDNNTAYTDLMAGNLDLADDIPAAQLKNVKSDLGGRYINTPAGIIQTLAFPFYDSKWNQSGSDKVRKGLSMAIDRDRITGTIFQKTRTPAGDWTSPVLGKDGGFQDGLCGDFCTYDPQRAKKMIDEGGGLPGGQVKISYNADSGSHRVWVDAVCNSINNALGNDKACVGNPVGTFADFRNQIGRHKMPGPFRAGWQMDYPLIQNFLQPLYYTNASSNDGKWSDKDFDKLVDRANAETDRAKAVQLFQQAEGVVRDNMAAIPLWYQNGSAGYSDRVSDVALNQFSVPVYNEIKVS
- a CDS encoding ABC transporter permease, translated to MTPPTPSAAAPLEVTDESVEKSITSPTPKANESRSPGQLAWLRFKRDRTGVISALVVIFFFVVAIAAPLIATLYGKDPTTTYGINTPGLLGDNSFPIKPNGGISSDFWFGLEPGLGRDVFTFLIYGIRNSLLIAAAVTVLVMIIGVVVGVTAGYVGGKSDWFIGRVIDILLAFPSQLFFVAFTPVVLALFVAPDENTPTWLTVVSLIGVLTAFGWASIARLLRGQVLALREREFVEAAKVTGASPARIIFKELLPNLWTPILIQATLLLPTMVTTEAGLAFLGVGVKETTPDWGVMLGRAADVYQDDITYLLFPGITMVIFVLAFNLLGDSMRDALDPKTKR
- a CDS encoding ABC transporter substrate-binding protein — protein: MSFSRRNFLIATGVVAASSSVLSACSSGDSSGGSGGGKQDAAKAKTTTVKIGTAADSKGPAPEVPGAKKGGTAYLLNDDDFSHLDPQRIYYAWNSLAAIVLSRTLTGYKVGDDGTMTLVGDLATDTGKMSDGGKTWSFTLKDGVKWENGADVTVDDVRHGIERAFASYITEGAFYVQAWLTGSQNYRKSYSGPYKGKHLKSIETSGKTITFHLSEARPDFNYVVAMHSYAPTPVKKDTKEDYDKKPVSNGPYRVKSHVTDKSMVLVRNEHWDADTDPIRNAYPDQFDFTFGIEQLTAVDRLIADAGKDKYAVSWRTIPQERIQKATTEAKDRVFEELGSGVSVYWINTTRVKDKAVREALIKAWPTAQIRQLMGGVHRGDYATGIMSPLVAGYESQDVWGKLKTPAGDPKAAKKILDKAGKTKQKIVYAYQQDDVQPKIAVVIENALKAAGFDVVTKAIDSTTWYDQIGKLDNPFDVYWGGWSSDWPTGYSVFQPLFDSANVVDQGQNYSHLKDPAVDAAIKAATLETDQTKANKMWAALDKQVTEIGAFIPDVYMKRIYLHGSKLGNVKMDPNFDGCMLYKMYVKS